One Podospora pseudopauciseta strain CBS 411.78 chromosome 5 map unlocalized CBS411.78m_5, whole genome shotgun sequence DNA window includes the following coding sequences:
- a CDS encoding uncharacterized protein (EggNog:ENOG503PT9B; antiSMASH:Cluster_1) codes for MKFFVAMTAIFTTVSAVTISLPSGVSIPSGVTLPSGVVVVSAGASATAAADSDSNAKAKNKRQINIPGLQSSSTTAAAATAKAKNKRQINIPGLQSSSTAAAAATAKAKNRV; via the coding sequence ATGAAGTTCTTTGTCGCCATGaccgccatcttcaccaccgtCTCGGCCGTCACCATCTCGCTCCCCTCCGGTGTTAGCATCCCCAGCGGCGTCACCCTGCCTTccggtgttgttgtcgtctCGGCCGGCGCCTCCGCGACAGCCGCTGCCGACTCCGACTCCAACGCCAAGGCTAAGAACAAGCGTCAGATCAACATTCCTGGACTCCAgtccagcagcaccaccgccgccgccgccactgcCAAGGCTAAGAACAAGCGCCAGATCAACATTCCAGGACTCCAGTCCAGCAgcaccgctgccgccgccgccacggCTAAGGCCAAGAACAGAGTCTAA
- a CDS encoding uncharacterized protein (SMCOG1034:cytochrome P450; COG:Q; antiSMASH:Cluster_1; EggNog:ENOG503P0PZ), with the protein MSSPLTIPGPPGLPLLGNIMDVNPSNTWWSLRTLAEKYGEIFKIKVLGHEIVFVASAALAEEICDETRFRKFVGGPIVEIRYAVHDALFTAYDHEESWGIAHRIIAPHLSTESVADHFDELLLCTDELIAKWTKGLEPGTKFQPLKDLNNLNLEATMLTLFGKKLGAMKMKEGEEHPMIQAMEDATSEAMRRPNRPKLLNWLLYNGKWKEATKTMRGFAAELIQYRAEHSTGRKDLLWALMNATDPETGKKLTDSQVIDEIVSMPIGSSTAPCSVTATILFLLQNPEVVAEAREELDRVAGDGALRQDHIAQLKYIQGIVRETLRLSCAAPGFNIEPIPSKNGSKSPILLQGGKYQIAHNQAMIVVLAGVNRDPAVFEEPLKFKPERMVGDNFTKLPAGVKKWFGNGKRECIGKHWAWEFLMVVTAKLIKEVDFQAVDEQYVMKQDGWFNVRPIDFYVTAKARGA; encoded by the coding sequence ATGTCCTCCCCACTCACCATCCCTGGCCCTCCAGGCCTTCCCCTGCTCGGCAACATCATGGACGTCAACCCGAGCAACACCTGGTGGTCTTTGCGCACGCTGGCTGAAAAGTATGGCGAGATCTTCAAGATCAAGGTCTTAGGTCATGAAATTGTCTTTGTCGCCAGCGCTGCTCTAGCAGAAGAGATTTGCGATGAGACTCGGTTCCGCAAATTCGTTGGCGGGCCCATCGTCGAGATCCGATACGCCGTGCACGATGCGCTTTTTACCGCATACGACCACGAGGAATCCTGGGGTATCGCTCACCGCATCATTGCGCCACACCTGAGCACGGAATCAGTCGCTGACCATTTCGACGAGCTCTTGCTGTGCACCGACGAGTTGATCGCCAAGTGGACCAAGGGTCTCGAGCCTGGGACCAAGTTCCAACCTCTCAAAGACCTCAACAACCTGAACTTGGAGGCGACAATGTTGACACTGTTTGGCAAGAAGCTGGGAGCCATGAAAAtgaaggaaggagaggagcaTCCCATGATCCAGGCTATGGAGGATGCTACCTCAGAAGCAATGAGGCGACCCAACAGGCCGAAGCTCCTCAACTGGCTGCTATACAACGGCAAGTGGAAGGAGGCGACCAAGACGATGAGAGGCTTTGCCGCAGAGCTCATCCAATATCGGGCCGAACACTCTACCGGACGCAAGGATTTGCTTTGGGCGTTGATGAACGCCACGGATCCGGAAACAGGCAAGAAGTTGACAGACAGCCAGGTGATTGATGAGATTGTCAGCATGCCGATCGGCAGTTCAACGGCCCCTTGTTCAGTCACGGCGACCATCCTGTTTCTGCTGCAGAATCCAGAAGTGGTGGCCGAGGCCAGAGAGGAGTTGGACCGCGTGGCTGGAGACGGTGCGCTGAGGCAAGACCATATCGCCCAGTTAAAATACATCCAGGGGATTGTGAGGGAGACGCTGAGGTTGAGCTGCGCGGCTCCGGGCTTCAACATCGAGCCAATTCCGTCCAAGAATGGCAGCAAGTCGCCCATTCTGCTTCAAGGCGGCAAGTACCAGATTGCGCACAACCAGGCCATGATCGTTGTTCTGGCTGGAGTCAACAGAGATCCAGCCGTGTTTGAGGAACCTCTCAAGTTCAAGCCAGAGAGAATGGTGGGCGACAACTTCACCAAGCTGCCGGCCGGTGTCAAGAAGTGGTTCGGAAATGGCAAACGAGAATGTATCGGCAAACACTGGGCTTGGGAGTTTCTAATGGTGGTGACGGCCAAGCTGATCAAAGAAGTTGATTTTCAGGCGGTGGACGAGCAGTATGTGATGAAGCAGGATGGGTGGTTCAACGTGCGGCCGATCGACTTTTACGTGACGGCCAAGGCAAGGGGTGCTTGA
- a CDS encoding uncharacterized protein (EggNog:ENOG503PDZ9; COG:S; antiSMASH:Cluster_1), with the protein MEFDNEDAPKEGTAVHYQRHATVDAWVPWNLKKMGRLPPTPSPTPDSAAMQHRQSTSIDSAVVLEDNSFTYGVSSRGKSPPATPRSLSRLSGFHFSPERPSSPISTPSSPGCESDESNEWDHICIGQKDGQDASVKEIQEGMGAVSLMLPAEPTELEQDMNDVDYHSEVTAGPDNDAVTVEEADHILSFSLPTLRGINSSDVPREILEACKGITYAYAEQIAAIVDSFEDFLQAPVETDIPSSRAAGTLPQRPSSSQIDKSTGKGKEKPKANKKRKLSDEENDQDDEEESGSIMGDPRDSGEERNSTASKLRCIFRARNPSRFNVRDHTSCAMTMFTKFSDLRKHILNKHMADSEIVTCQRCKKGFPSRNALELHCEREPCNYKRSDPEDGINSETASRIRFRGRDCGPSDEDQWKHLWQLAFPEDPDNKIEPFHFVPVLEHHELEPAFVQKLEYLKPVVQSYVPDEEQFESLCVIIKSLFESAVHDLTHIGLKMDYVNRQGSRTNNRISRSMARVLWSNVHDRDSGIGLDSSETATPRTSARYPSVALETTRRGQQDRSLSSGFASIKEPKPPTLRVRSQLGATCPPSQQRLQPNAPIDCVQPESRWGGFDANYATSLPFPTSTSSVDKTPGFVYFPATLSNIAANDPASGFFPGGADPNVHGTIHIDPAQLQFGYQQPHLNDMDATMNNGIAGYTAPAMMNTLTGTRGESGQWI; encoded by the exons ATGGAGTTCGACAACGAGGATGCGCCGAAAGAGGGAACTGCCGTCCATTATCAACGTCATGCCACAGTAGACGCCTGGGTGCCTTGGAACCTGAAGAAGATGGGCCGCCTTCCACCTACTCCGTCCCCTACGCCTGATTCAGCAGCCATGCAACATCGTCAATCCACCTCAATCGACTCTGCTGTTGTTCTTGAAGACAATTCTTTTACGTACGGGGTTTCTTCTCGGGGAAAGTCACCACCCGCTACTCCAAGGTCACTATCACGATTATCTGGCTTTCACTTCTCACCAGAGCGCCCCAGCAGCCCCATATCCACTCCATCGTCACCTGGTTGCGAGTCCGACGAGTCTAATGAATGGGACCATATTTGCATTGGCCAAAAGGATGGCCAAGATGCATCAGTCAAAGAGATTCAGGAAGGGATGGGAGCAGTCTCTTTGATGTTGCCGGCAGAACCCACGGAACTTGAGCAGGACATGAATGACGTTGATTATCACAGTGAGGTCACTGCTGGACCCGACAATGATGCCGtcacggtggaggaggcagaTCATATTCTGAGTTTCAGTCTACCAACACTTCGCGGGATCAACAGCAGTGACGTCCCTCGCGAGATTCTCGAGGCATGTAAGGGCATTACATATGCGTATGCAGAACAGATTGCGGCGATTGTAGACTCATTTGAAGATTTCTTGCAAGCCCCAGTTGAGACGGACATTCCCTCGTCCAGAGCAGCTGGTACTCTGCCGCAacgcccatcatcatctcaaATCGACAAGTCCAcaggaaaggggaaggaaaaaCCAAAAGCgaacaaaaagagaaaactGAGCGACGAGGAAAATGACCAggatgacgaagaggagTCTGGAAGCATCATGGGAGACCCAAGGGACTCTGGAGAGGAGCGCAATTCGACTGCCTCAAAGCTACGGTGTATCTTCCGTGCCCGCAATCCTTCTCGGTTTAATGTCAGGGACCATACCTCGTGCGCCATGACCATGTTCACCAAATTTTCCGACCTCAG GAAACACATTCTCAACAAACACATGGCTGACTCGGAGATTGTGACATGCCAGCGATGCAAAAAGGGTTTTCCCTCTCGAAATGCGCTTGAGCTGCACTGCGAACGAGAACCCTGCAACTATAAGCGCTCAGACCCAGAGGACGGAATCAATAGCGAGACAGCCTCCCGGATCAGGTTCAGGGGCCGAGATTGTGGTCCATCGGATGAAGATCAGTGGAAACATCTCTGGCAGCTTGCCTTCCCTGAAGACCCCGACAACAAGATTGAACCGTTCCACTTTGTTCCAGTTCTCGAACACCATGAACTGGAGCCCGCCTTTGTTCAAAAGCTCGAGTACCTCAAGCCTGTCGTCCAGTCCTATGTTCCTGACGAGGAGCAGTTTGAGAGTCTTTGCGTCATCATCAAGTCCTTGTTTGAATCGGCTGTTCACGATCTTACTCACATTGGCTTGAAGATGGACTACGTCAATAGGCAAGGAAGCCGAACCAACAACCGCATTTCGAGATCGATGGCACGTGTGCTTTGGAGTAACGTACATGACCGTGACTCTGGCATTGGGCTTGATTCTTCTGAGACAGCGACACCAAGGACTTCCGCAAGATACCCTTCCGTGGCTTTGGAGACGACACGGCGAGGGCAACAAGATCGATCACTGTCTTCAGGTTTTGCCAGTATCAAAGAGCCAAAGCCGCCCACACTTCGTGTTCGATCTCAACTTGGCGCTACATGTCCTCCTTCACAACAGCGGTTGCAGCCAAATGCGCCCATCGACTGTGTACAACCCGAAAGCAGATGGGGTGGCTTTGATGCAAACTATGCCACAAGCCTGCCATTCCCAACATCTACATCCTCGGTGGACAAAACCCCTGGATTCGTCTACTTCCCTGCTACCCTGAGCAACATCGCCGCCAACGATCCTGCCTCCGGCTTCTTTCCGGGTGGTGCGGACCCCAATGTCCACGGAACAATACACATTGATCCCGCCCAGCTGCAGTTTGGctaccaacaacctcatctcAATGATATGGATGCTACCATGAACAATGGCATTGCGGGCTACACTGCCCCGGCTATGATGAACACGCTGACCGGAACGAGGGGTGAGAGTGGACAGTGGATATAG
- a CDS encoding uncharacterized protein (COG:S; EggNog:ENOG503NZG3; antiSMASH:Cluster_1): protein MKFLCLPGAYGSAKNFQVQLGPLAEELERRGLCTFTYSQGTHEVDPPQGWEDYFGARPLYRFLDTRQGDTFETLRRLRHVPHSMPAEDTMRMFQKAGEGEDWHQRVWREALDAVFKTLDEDPEIDGIIGYSEGAMVGASLIVEEAERAKKSGCQPRIKFAMFISGAPPLKFEGKDRIVAQLFDEAGIVIDIPTFHIFGCDDAFLSSAVALFNVCEPSKATMYDHGLGHIVPRDAENVGVLGEILQEIMPKVEEDNRRAAIEQQQRKESGLSGMDKSEFATPALLRTTS from the exons ATGAAGTTTCTGTGCCTCCCCGGTGCCTACGGCAGTGCCAAG AACTTTCAAGTTCAACTTGGTCCCCtcgccgaggagctggagagacGCGGTCTCTGCACATTTACCTACTCTCAAGGCACTCACGAGGTCGACCCTCCTCAAGGATGGGAGGACTACTTCGGCGCCCGCCCCCTGTACCGTTTCCTTGACACCCGCCAGGGAGATACCTTCGAGACCCTTCGTAGGCTCAGGCATGTGCCCCACTCCATGCCTGCCGAAGACACCATGAGAATGTTTCAGAAAGCCGGCGAGGGTGAAGACTGGCATCAAAGGGTCTGGAGAGAAGCGCTGGACGCTGTCTTCAAGACGCTGGACGAGGACCCCGAGATTGATGGCATAATCGGTTATAGTGAGGGGGCCATGGTTGGTGCAAGCTTGATTGTAGAGGAGGCGGAACGGGCCAAGAAGAGCGGGTGCCAGCCAAGGATCAAG TTCGCCATGTTCATCTCAGGTGCCCCTCCCCTCAAGTTCGAGGGCAAGGACCGCATCGTTGCGCAGCTGTTTGACGAGGCCGGCATCGTCATCGACATCCCCACGTTCCACATCTTTGGATGTGACGATgccttcttgagctcggcgGTCGCACTGTTCAATGTGTGCGAGCCCAGTAAGGCAACCATGTACGATCATGGTCTTGGTCACATTGTGCCTCGCGATGCCGAGAATGTGGGTGTCTTGGGGGAGATTCTGCAGGAAATCATGCCCAAGGTAGAGGAGGACAACAGGCGGGCTGCCatcgagcagcagcagaggaagGAAAGCGGTCTCAGCGGGATGGACAAAAGCGAGTTTGCTACCCCGG CCTTGTTGCGGACAACTAGCTGA
- a CDS encoding uncharacterized protein (COG:T; EggNog:ENOG503NV2Y; antiSMASH:Cluster_1) — MSPAMDSAAYDAGLAQYIGHPVPYQFDPALLTLSYGVSLVGAASTLELINRRTSRKGYYNNLLLLAASVTMGGVSIWCMHYIGNRATSLLNGQPELQVVYSVRVTVASFFVPILVLCAAFFVVTSTRNASGVNWWRIGVSGMLSGGAICGMHYLGNASISNYHCSYRPANVVGSALIAVAASTVALALFFVFRASWTNSWWKRTGCAIVLAGAVSGMHWCGAVGTTYRLMHLHSSSEMDTRNVTVIVISCLSVAACAVMAGTAIYSARVRQSYASKAQRITLAAAVFDHQGRILVSPDGALPSEEITSKFLQKTQNDVFSTAHPLFHWVFQASRNWSSVTVLLGKMRNHLAELPHRGRNVRTGISLVDDDGHVIDNYDMIFRELFCLAAAELADKMNENLTDAGILWDEILSTGGQPDAVSLRSNSTGKTQGPVPITSRDADMAEKGVAIHRHNHGSLMCLVRAVDNPRVMDRLEASGYCFADPHQVAHIIGAKMQIRTAHLEQKLANMKDYAHGTMLDPGVHVGLFAVRTQVDSHHGHGFDLLVQKQARNLLPSVEMPLDRLEPSHLEFLRQLHGHSVQAILQRLRRVQDIAPRNAAFAALLSDAVRDLRSATNDKILDDAKLISRVVQVPCRSPAGSMATRLATCTMITFSIMIPIHIKVKVPDHAFVPLYFFKTLQLVYANSPHAAAFARNVHRELSPVLNSASTSPPKSLSSQLPFTMFSRFRRHRRPSLETRQVRASKLVSSSRECMAPATPSNNPSVVSLGLYRGASSTNGQDPDTDQFSDSTLAPERPQHRHRPTYDQQRATGPKLNVQPNNGKQHKHNKSFGGMGIMISQEVTVDVDATTTAVGPKSPAVALAAKEVEMVDEAKRIHEADENPSPASPQIPGRKNGTFVQEIELENVTSVLNLNGGTGFSTTRVEVKKDGDAAETQTFVDELFSGCLALAKY; from the exons ATGTCGCCTGCCATGGACTCGGCAGCCTACGATGCTGGCTTGGCTCAGTACATCGGCCACCCGGTGCCGTATCAGTTTGatcccgccctcctcacGCTCAGCTATGGTGTCAGTCTCGTCGGCGCCGCCTCGACCCTCGAGCTCATCAACCGACGGACCTCGAGAAAGGGGTACTACAACAA TCTGTTGCTGCTAGCCGCCTCGGTGACCATGGGTGGCGTTTCCATCTGGTGCATG CATTACATTGGCAATCGAGCAACAAGTCTGCTCAACGGGCAGCCCGAGCTTCAGGTTGTCTATTCGGTCCGCGTTACGGTAGCCTCCTTTTTCGTACCCATCCTCGTCTTGTGCGCCGCCTTCTTTGTCGTGACCAGCACCCGAAATGCCAGTGGCGTCAACTGGTGGCGCATCGGGGTATCTGGCATGTTATCAGGGGGAGCCATTTGCGGCATGCACTACCTCGGCAACGCCTCCATCAGCAACTATCACTGCAGCTACCGCCCTGCCAACGTGGTTGGGTCTGCCCTCATTGCTGTTGCGGCCAGCACCGTTGCGCTCGCGCTGTTTTTTGTGTTTAGGGCATCTTGGACCAATTCCTGGTGGAAGAGAACTGGATGTGCCATCGTCTTGGCTGGCGCCGTCTCGGGCATGCATTGGTGCGGTGCTGTTGGTACCACATACCGACTGATGCACCTCCACTCGAGCAGTGAGATGGATACGAGAAATGTCACGGTTATTGTGATTTCATGTCTG TCAGTTGCTGCCTGTGCTGTCATGGCAGGGACGGCCATCTACTCAGCGCGAGTGCGCCAAAGCTACGCCAGCAAGGCCCAAAGAATCACTCTCGCCGCTGCTGTGTTCGATCATCAAGGCCGAATCCTCGTTTCCCCTGATGGAGCTCTGCCCAGTGAGGAGATTACCAGCAAGTTTCTCCAAAAG ACCCAAAACGACGTCTTCTCTACCGcacacccccttttccactgGGTCTTCCAAGCGTCGAGGAATTGGTCTAGCGTGACTGTGCTGCTGGGAAAGATGAGAAACCACCTGGCCGAGCTTCCGCATCGTGGTCGCAATGTGCGAACAGGCATCTCTCTGGTCGATGACGATGGCCATGTGATTGACAACTACGACATGATCTTCCGCGAGTTGTTCTGCTTGGCTGCCGCCGAGCTTGCTGACAAGATGAACGAGAACTTGACAGACGCTGGTATTCTCTGGGACGAGATCTTGTCGACCGGTGGCCAACCGGATGCTGTGTCACTTCGCTCAAACTCGACGGGCAAGACACAGGGACCGGTCCCTATCACGTCACGAGATGCCGACATGGCTGAGAAGGGAGTTGCGATTCACCGCCACAACCACGGCTCGCTCATGTGCTTGGTACGTGCTGTCGACAACCCTCGAGTCATGGACCGGCTCGAGGCCTCTGGGTATTGCTTCGCCGACCCTCATCAAGTTGCCCACATCATCGGCGCCAAGATGCAGATTCGAACCGCACATCTGGAACAGAAGCTGGCGAACATGAAGGATTATGCTCACGGCACAATGCTTGATCCCGGCGTCCATGTTGGCTTGTTTGCTGTTCGCACGCAAGTCGAcagccaccacggccacggTTTCGATCTTCTTGTGCAAAAACAGGCTCGAAATCTGCTTCCTAGCGTGGAAATGCCGCTCGACCGCCTTGAGCCGTCTCATTTGGAATTCCTGCGCCAGCTCCACGGCCATTCGGTCCAAGCTATCCTCCAACGGCTGCGGCGCGTCCAAGACATTGCACCACGTAACGCCGCTTTCGCCGCTCTTCTCAGCGACGCTGTTCGGGATCTGCGTAGTGCCACCAACGACAAGATTTTGGACGATGCCAAACTCATTTCTCGGGTGGTCCAAGTACCTTGCCGATCGCCAGCGGGCTCCATGGCCACGAGGTTGGCGACATGCACGATGATCACCTTTAGCATCATGATCCCGATCCACATTAAGGTCAAAGTTCCAGACCATGCGTTTGTCCCCTTGTACTTTTTCAAAACCCTGCAGCTCGTGTACGCCAACTCGCCACACGCGGCCGCCTTTGCCCGGAATGTGCACCGGGAGCTGAGCCCCGTCTTGAACTCtgcctcaacctcccccccgaagtccctctcctcccagctACCCTTCACGATGTTCTCTCGCTTCAGGCGCCACAGAAGACCGTCGTTGGAGACGCGACAAGTGCGAGCCAGCAAGCTCGTTTCTTCCAGCCGGGAATGCATGGCCCCTGCTActccctccaacaacccGAGCGTTGTGTCGTTGGGTTTGTACCGCGGCGCATCGTCCACCAACGGACAAGACCCGGATACAGATCAGTTCTCAGACTCGACACTTGCCCCGGAAAGACCTCAGCATCGTCACCGCCCGACGTACGACCAGCAGCGAGCCACCGGTCCAAAACTCAATGTTCAGCCCAACAACGGGAAGCAACACAAGCATAACAAGTCGTTTGGTGGAATGGGCATCATGATTTCGCAGGAGGTGACTGTCGATGTAGAtgctaccaccaccgctgtcGGACCCAAATCGCCCGCTGTGGCTCTTGCCGCCAAAGAGGTCGAAATGGTCGATGAGGCCAAGAGGATCCACGAAGCCGATGAGAATCCTAGCCCGGCATCACCACAAATTCCTGGGAGAAAGAATGGAACCTTTGTTCAGGAAATCGAGTTGGAGAACGTGACGAGCGTCTTGAACTTGAACGGAGGTACAggcttctccaccaccagggtggaggtgaagaaggatggAGACGCAGCCGAAACGCAGACCTTTGTGGATGAGTTGTTTTCCGGCTGTTTAGCCCTGGCAAAGTATTGA